The Prionailurus bengalensis isolate Pbe53 chromosome C2, Fcat_Pben_1.1_paternal_pri, whole genome shotgun sequence DNA segment TCAGCTAGCAGAAACCTCAGAGATCCCCTCATCCATTGTACAGATTGGGAACTGAGGCtaggtgagggggaggggctttcttaagatcacacagccagtgagtggcAGGCAAACCAGGGACTAGAACTCTGGTCTCCAGAGTCTGAACGACCTGGTCTTTCTACATCACCACACTGCCTCCTTCCCAGGTATCTAGGAAGCCAGAGGGTTATCAGGACAGCAGGAAGTAAGGCATCCTGGAAGGTTTGAGAGAGGTCATTCAGGAATGTCATTAGCAGATCTCTCTTTTCATAACCAGGTGCTATTACATGTCACAACACCACAGCAGCTAGAAGAAACAGAGCAGGAACAGACATTAGGCGCCATTGGTTACACCAGTGGTTGGTTCTTTGGGGACTTTCGCATCAGGATTGTGACTGGTCAGATCTTTGGTCTTTAAGGGGAAAAAGGTGCCAGCTTACCCCGAAGGTAGAGCAGCCAAAGCCTATGCACAGGAGAGGCAGTGGTGGGAATtctggaagggaaaggaaaggaagagaatcagGGCTCTGTCCCAGCCCAGCTACCCACATAGAAGGTGGAATGGTGCCTTCACCTATGGCTGGATCTTAGGCAGTGACTTTTCTGTCACGTTGTCAGGCTTTTCCCCCAGTTCCAAGATGTGAAGGCTGAGATGGTCCCTCCAAGCCCCACTCAACAGAGAGGACAGGGCTGGCGGGTCTTCCAGGGTCAAGTGGGGAAACAGGAGTGCCTCACTCttgagagggaaatggcacttcTCCATGGCAGGCCTGGTGGTGCCAGGAGTCACCACAAAAAGGCGGCAGAGCCACGGCCCACCAGCCACCTGGCAGGCTGGTTGTCTGGTGAAGTTGTTCAGGGCTCGGCACAGGACCCAGTCGTCCGTCCCACCCATGTCCACCACCTCCACAGCTGAGCCCAGGCCCGGGAGGTGCAGGAGGTGCCTGGGGGGCATGTAGGTGTGGGTGAAGAGGAGTGTGTAGTGGGTAGGCATGCTTGGGAGCACGGGTGCGTGAACCACCTGCTCCAGGTGCTCCAGGCCAGGCACCAGGCCTCCCTGGTGCAGGCAGCCAAAGAAGAGGGCGCCCAGGCTGTTGAAGAGGACCAGGGTGCCCTTGCAGGGCACAGATTGGGCCTGTGGACTGCAAAGCAGGACTAGGGGGACCAGGAGGGGGATCAGGAACCTAGCCTCCTGGTGGCTAAAGGCAGACAGCAGGGCCAGAGGCATGAAGTAGAGGAGCAGGAGGCAAGGCCTGGGGCTGGACAGCAGGCTCCAGCCGCCCAGAGCCCGTGGGAAGCCCGTttgtgcaaaggcctggaggcaggCTTGCAGCTGTTGCCACGCAGCCTGCAGGGCCCGGGCATGCAGCATCCCAAAGAGCAGGAAACCGTTGACGGCCAGGTGAGTCAGCCGCATGTGTGTGCCATGCCTCGCCAGGTTTTGAGGATCCAGGTTGTAGTACAAGAAGTTGGCAGGTGTCAGAACAAGGGTAGTGGATCTAGATGGACTGGAGAAATACCAGCTGTCCACAGCCACAAACACCGCTGCCACGAGGGTTGCCCCTGGGAGCAGCTCCAGGGCTTCCTTCGTCAGTGACTTGAAGCCAGGGTGTGTGGCTCCACAAATGCTCCAGAGGAAGAGCGGGACCAGAGCAAAGGCCAGAAACGTGGGCCGGTTGAAGAAGCCGGCAGCCACGACGCCCCCGAGAAGCCAGCTGTGCCACCAGGGGCCTGGAGCAGGCTTCTTGGGTGTGGGGCTCCAAGCTAACCGGGGGGACACCAGCACCAGCAGCCCGGCAAAGAGCAGTCCCTCGATGGTGTTGGAGAAGGTCCTTGTGTAGAAGACCAGAGTGACGTAGGAACCAGACAGCAGGACCAGGGCGTTCCAGCGCTCCGCCCCCCACAGCGGGGCCAGGTGGTACACGGCCACGTCCAGGGCAAAGGAGAGGGCAGTGAGGAGGAGCCGGGGTCCCACCAGCAGCACGTAGCCGCTCACCGGGCCCGGCCATGGCCCCCACTGTTCCCAGAGCCTGAGCAGCCAGAAGGCAGAGCCGGAGGTCAGCAGTGGGAAGACCACCGTGCGGCAGGAGCTGGTGGGGTGAAACTCCCATGGCCGTGCAGCTTCTATACCCAGGATGTCCTCTGCGGACAGAGAAGTGGAGATGAGCCAGGTCCAAGCTCAGGGCACGTGGGAGACAAAATTCTAGGATGGCCCCGAGATTTTCCCAGCCGCTAGTGAACATGGCCTGCACGATCCCTGGGACTCTGAAGATGGTGGCTGTCACTCCTGTGGTTAGGTTATGTCACAGAGGATGGCTGACCATTAGACAGGGGGTAACCCCGTGTGGGCCCGACGTAACCACACGAGCCTTTTGAAAGCAAAGAGTTTTCTCAGCTGGTGGTGGAAGAGGACATCAGAGAATCAAACCATGGAGATTTGGTGCACCACTGCTGGCTCAAAGGTGGAGGGCCCCTAGCAGGGAATGTGGGAGGCCTCCAGTTCCATAGCGGCAAATTTGTCCAACTGACAAGAATGAGCCTCGAAGCAGATTTCCCCCCAGAGCTTCCAGACAAGATCTCAGCCTGGCCcagaccttgatttcagacttgtgaCATGCTGAGTGGAGAGCCCCTACCTGACTTCTGATTTACAGAACCATGATTTATTAAGCAGCAACGGAAATGAACATAGGGAGCTCAGCCCTTCCGAGGTCCCCCTGTGAAGGGGGCAGGAGGAACCATGCCTGGGAAGCGAGGGGACACTGTGCCCTGGACAGGGtgtggggagagcagggggaggcTCCAGTCGGCAGAGTGCTAAAGCCTCCAACATCAGAGTCAAAAACCCATCTCTGTGATGATGGTTGTCATCTAGGACAGGCATGTGagacagggaaaggaaacaaGTGGTTGTGGTTATGGT contains these protein-coding regions:
- the PIGZ gene encoding LOW QUALITY PROTEIN: GPI mannosyltransferase 4 (The sequence of the model RefSeq protein was modified relative to this genomic sequence to represent the inferred CDS: substituted 1 base at 1 genomic stop codon): MCAQDGKAGLAGQKIKPDAHSRDKLNGRLAQSWDSGGLHSPYKVEYHRGTTATGNTINRMLNRRSESLMQICGTRIASGATEKPFXALGPVSWQQFDLKMALRALWGSLSLLRLLWCLLPQTGYVHPDEFFQSPEVMAEDILGIEAARPWEFHPTSSCRTVVFPLLTSGSAFWLLRLWEQWGPWPGPVSGYVLLVGPRLLLTALSFALDVAVYHLAPLWGAERWNALVLLSGSYVTLVFYTRTFSNTIEGLLFAGLLVLVSPRLAWSPTPKKPAPGPWWHSWLLGGVVAAGFFNRPTFLAFALVPLFLWSICGATHPGFKSLTKEALELLPGATLVAAVFVAVDSWYFSSPSRSTTLVLTPANFLYYNLDPQNLARHGTHMRLTHLAVNGFLLFGMLHARALQAAWQQLQACLQAFAQTGFPRALGGWSLLSSPRPCLLLLYFMPLALLSAFSHQEARFLIPLLVPLVLLCSPQAQSVPCKGTLVLFNSLGALFFGCLHQGGLVPGLEHLEQVVHAPVLPSMPTHYTLLFTHTYMPPRHLLHLPGLGSAVEVVDMGGTDDWVLCRALNNFTRQPACQVAGGPWLCRLFVVTPGTTRPAMEKCHFPLKSEALLFPHLTLEDPPALSSLLSGAWRDHLSLHILELGEKPDNVTEKSLPKIQP